The genomic window TTGTGGAGGCAGAGCTGGAGACTGCGAAGGCGGAGTTGTCGCTTCATTTCAAGGTGCTCACACCCAGACGCTggtgatcatttagattaggtttatagcCAGGTTTAGTTAAAATATGTTTGAATTGTAATGAATGTGCTCCAGTTTGTATGAAAATCAGCCGGTTTGTATCGTTCAGTTTGTTGAAATCCTGTTTGAAATGCACGCGGATAGGGTTGGATGGCTGGTTATCGCTCCGTGTCCACGCACAAATGCGTGAGCAAATTTATGGACGAGGGTTGGAGATGGCTTAGCAAGTTGTGATATTAACACGTCACCCTCAGTTCCCCTCTCGGAGAGACAAGTGGTTGGTAGCTATGAGGAGGACGCTGGCGACGAAGAGCTGGGAGGAGTCGAAGCTGCTATGGCGTCTGGCCTTCCCGGCGGTCCTGACCGAGGTGTTCCAGTTCTCCATCGGCTTCGTCACCGCCAGCTTCGTCGGGCACATCGGCGTCGTCGAGCTCGCCGCGGTCACCGTCGTCGAGAGCATCCTGGAGGGCTTCGCCTACGGAGTCCTGGTAGGTAGAGTACTACACCGCAGGTCGAGAGATGATTCAATCAACCTCCGTGCGCGCTAGAGATCTCACTAACCATGAATCGTGCGTGCGCGCGGTGCGGCGGCGCAGTTCGGCATGGGGTGCGCGCTGGACACGCTGTGCGGGCAGGCGGTGGGCGCCGGGCAGCTGGACCTGCTGGGCGTGTACGTGCAGCAGTCGTGGATCGTCTGCGGGGCCGCCGCGGTGGCGCTCGCGCCGGCGTACGCCTTCGCGACGCCGATCCTCGGGTCCCTCCTCCGGCAGCCGGCCGCCGTCGCGGCCGCCGCGGGGCCGTACGCGCGGTGGGCGATCCCGCGGCTGCTGGCGCACGCCGCCAACTTCCCGCTGCAGAAGTTCTTCCAGACgcagagcagggtgtgggccctGACGGCCATCACCGGCGCCGCGCTCGCCGCCCACGTCGCGCTCACCTACGTCGCCGTCAACCGGCTCAGGTACGGCCTCCGCGGGGCGGCCGTCGCGGGCAACGTCTCCTACTGGCTCATCGACGCCGCGCAGTTCGCCTACCTGGTCAGCGGCCGGTTCCCCGACGCGTGGAAGGGGTTCTCCGTTGTCGCCTTCAGGAACCTCGCCGCCTTCGTCAAGATCTCCCTCGTGTCCGCCGCCATGATCTGGTTCGTAGTATAATTTTTCTTCCAGTTGAGCAGGATCCATACTTTTGCAACAAGAGTTCTCATACATTTTGTAAATTGATTTTGCGAAAAGCTTGGAGTTCTGGTACTACGCCGCATTGCTCATTCTGGTGGGTCTCCTCAAGAATGGTCAGCTCCAGCTTGATATCATGTCAGTTTGGTGAGTGTTTCTTTCTGTTTACTTTTTGTACGTCTCTCTATTTCCTCTAAGAAACACCATATACTAACATGGATAATTAATTTGAGTGTTTCTTCTTGTCTTCTTTTAATGGTACTTCGCTAAATTTTCTCTAAGAAACACCATGTTAACATGGAGAATTAATTTGACAGCATCAACTACGAGTTCTGGACCATGATGGTGGCGCTGGGCTTGAGCGAAGCAGTCAGCGTCAGGGTGTCCAACGAGCTGGGAGCGAGCAGACCAAAGGAGGCCAAGTTCGCGGTGGCCATGGCGGCCATGACATCCGCGCTCATCGGGGTCACCTTCATGGCCGTCTTCTTCGTCTGGAGGAGAGGCTTGCCGAGGCTcttcagcgacgacgaggaggtggTCGACGGAGCGGCGAGGTTGGGGTACCTGCTCGCCGTCACCGTCTTCTTCAGCAGCATCGGGCCAGTGCTCTCAGGTGATTAATTAACACAACACTCCGAAGGATTATGCATGGCTTTGAAATGGCTATCAACTTCACCTCGACGCCATTGCTCTTCTGTGAATTTGCAGGCGTGGCTGTAGGAGCAGGGTGGCAGTTGCAGGTGGCATTCGTGAACATCGGTTGCTACTACTTGGTGGGCATTCCGGTTGGTGTCCTGCTTGGATTCAAGCTCAAACTTGGTGCATTGGTAAGCTTGTTCAACTTAGCTTGTTGATCCGCAAGTTCATCGATgaaccgaagaagagttttttttaaacgaggcaaaagacttgccattttcattgattaagaagaagagaattgcccggttaattgatggaaaaccgggctaaaaccgagaAGAAGAAATTATGTGTTGATCATCTGATGATGGATGCAGGGGGTATGGACGGGCATGCTAACAGGCACGTTGCTACAGATGGTTATACTTCTTCTCATCATTAAGAGAACAGAGTGGGAGAAACAGGTACTCcattccctctgtaaactaatacccctccgtctcaaaataagtgtctcagctTTATACCAGctttaatacaaagttgtactaaagttgagacacttatttttggacggagggagtataacatcATTTATAGACCACTAAAGATAAACTTCGGAAAACATATCCTGAATGAATTTTGCTGTCCTTAAGTTATCAAACCTTACTGAAACAAGAAGAATCGTGTGTGTACTACTATTACAGGCCTTGTTGGCAGCGGCGAGGATCAAGGAGGTTGGAGGGAAGAATGAATACCACCCATTGACCACAACGGCATGTAGAGAAGACGATCAAATGGATACTGCAAATGATGGGGTTGATATGCAAACACGCGAGAGAAGTATAGAGTTAGCTAGAGTGTAATGAACATGCATTAGTATAGAGTTCGTCTGTTTTCCCGTGCTTGCACTGATCATTTGATCCAAGtttttttttttttcgaaacgATTTGATCCAAGTTGTCAAATACGGAGAAGCAAGGATAGAGTAGGTGGCCCATTTCATCACTGTCACGCTACTACGACATCTCTTTTCTTGTCCGAAGGCAGGCAGGTGGGCCGTAGTTTCAAGGAGCGACGAACgtacagaggaagacatcaagttCAGCTGGTAAATTTTGGTGGGAGCTGGTGGGAGCTGCGGCGTTGAATTTATGGAGTTTGTTGCGTTGTACGGGCCTTTATGGGCACACTGTCGTGACTCGTGACAAAGGCCAGCTGCAGAACATGTTGCTGTCTAGGAAGGGACGGATGCAGATCCTCCAGCGACGCTCATGGCCCCCATGCAGCACAACTCTATGGAGTAAAAAGGACTGGGGTCTATAGGTTCACTATAGTGGTCTCTGTCAAAAAGATACAATAGTGTGGCAAACAAATTACATTTGGACAACGATTAAATTGCAATATTTATAAGTAGGATTATTCATGGCATAATTAACATATGAGCACCACTTTCGTAAATCTATAGATCGTTATCCAACTGCATCTGTAGCCACCCCAAGAGTGCTAAGTAAAACAAAGTATTGCAGTAAGGACAATGACATGAAGTAAAAGATATATTGTACTCATCGTAGGTGCAAAGAACAATTACGCAACCATCTTTCTACCCCCAGTGGCAACAACACCAATACAACCCTTTTCCACTTTTTGTCACTGTGGTGGCTTACTTGCATGGTTGAACCCCGCTATCATACAAAACTCCTTGTATTGATTAAACCCCAAACTTAGCCAAAACTAAGAGAATAGATCGGAGAGTGTATGTGAATAAGAATTAGGCATCAAAAGAACCAAATAGATATCAAGTGAGTTCATgaataaatctgatcataaagtgacaatttATCATATTCAACCAACATACCGCAAAAATTACATCGGATGGATCACAATCATGTAGGGCAGCTCATGTGATATTTGTATTAagaagcaagagagagagagagagagagagagagagagagagagagagagagagagagagagagagagagagagagaaccattTAGTTATTTCTACGGACCCATAGTCCAAAGAAAACTACTCATGTCACGATTGATCATTATGGCCTTCAAGTTGATGGAGATGGCTtctgtgatgatttccccctccgactgGGTACTGAGAAGGGCATAAAGATTGAATTGCGAAGAAACAGAGGTGTGCGACGGCCGAAAAAATCGGGCAATAAATTCCTAAGGGTTTTCGAAAGTATATAAAGGCACATGAATGGAGAGGTGTTAAATCTGAGCTCCAGAGGGGGCATGCAGCAGGGGCAAGTGCCCCCCAGGGCGCGTGGGAGCCCTAGGTGGCCCCCTGGCCTATGTCGGTGCCCCCTGGAACCTTGTGGAGTTGAAACTTTTGCTATTTTTTCTGGATTGTTTTGAGTACAATAAAATTTATTTTTCTGCAAAGTccaaaaacaacaaaaaacaacaattggcactggcTAACAGGTTAGTGTAGCAATATAATAAAAAATAATTTAAATAGGGGCCAAAAGGATGCTAATTTAATATAAATATtgctggggatataactattaggcatgacccgcccaggaggagcCGGGTCATACCTATAGCGATTCACTATTACGAAGCCCACGAAGATACTTGAAGATGGCAGTTCAgttaaaggcccaaggcccaaaggtgacttaaggcccgtagagataaaccgccatatatgtatgacttgtattgaaaagcaagaatagatagtcaccgagccggacactatttatgagccggccgggactctgtgagccactgggcgtcgacctctgtatataaagggacgacccgacggcggttcaggacaagaaacCACAGATCGAGAattaggtcaagcggattcgctccctggtaatcgagacataagcaataccacccaaaactggatcgtaggcttttaccttcacggcaaggggccgaaccagtataaaccccgtgtcctttgtcccgtttaaccccttgaagcttcctagttgcgatggctccacgactaaatcCTTTTGCTAGGAAATCTGCCGtaacaattccacgatagttggcgcccaccatggggccagcgcacgatggatttgagttcttgaagggcagcttcgaagggctcaaaggatacgttgtgaactggaagaccaagagtcgtcgcggcaagctctacatcgacgacgcaggctgggatcccgacgtcggctcaattgagtatgggtatcgggttcccttcggcggaatacatgtcttcatcagcaagatcggtgaaccgtgccctgagccggacatctgcaccaacatcatcgagacagctcagcgtgcgagacccgccagggctcagcccgccgtgaagcgtgcctttgtgggatgcatccatggaggggaactttctgaaggatctgtgtctggcggtgagacggccatctactctgatggtgagtcgtccacgggtgagacggatgcgttgtatcaactacaagatgtcgggtttgggggatgttccgatggtagtagtattccggacccctttgagccgccgagcagagtcgggatcttcatggctggtacctAGCCTGAGCTAAATTCTTCAACTGTGACAACAATGACTTCCGAGTCAGCAGCGGTGACagtagccggggcaggaggccctgtgcgctcatCGGCTCAAGTTTTGATGTCTCTGATGGATAAATTGACGGCTCTGCTAACAGCCGTGGTTaatccggcggatcaagctcagcatgatgcggaggtggcacaacTACGTGAAGAGATAACACAAgctaaggaagacctggcggcGGAGGACATCAGGATGACTGCGGAACGGGCGGCTCTAGATGCTCGGGCCCAGCAGATTCAGGTGCAGGCCTTTCAGCTTacaatggatcagaacgcgtctaatgaggtcatgaggagaaggcaccagtccCGTCTACCTACGGTGTATGAGCCTAGAAACCTTTTCTGCACGCCTGGTGTAGGGCCCAGTAACCCCCCGGAGGTAAACTGGACTGCGACACCTGGGGTAggaacgccggttcagccgcgggTGATGGAACCCTCACATCCGAATACGGCTCCGCATCAGCATATACCAATGCcgctgggtcattattctaatccaccggagaacatgattgctgcggcagcATGATTGGCGGCTCTCCTAGTAGATGGCGACTCTTCGAtggcggttgaaacacgaagggtcagagagcttcttcagatGGCCTTAGCACAGCAGGTGGGATATTCTTACAGTAGAGACAAGATTCATTCAACTCCACGTCCAAGCCAGAgctggagttacagcaggcacatggactcaccGGCCATTTCAGGTAATGCCCGGCGCCATGATCAGCCACGCGGGCACGACCCGGCACGCGATGGAGTTCCTAACTTGCGTAATCAGGACATAGTGCGTCAGCAAATTGAGTAGATGGCTCAGCTAGCGGCTAAGATGGCCACTCAGCAGGCGGCTTATCAGCCCCTTCCGGATTATCAGACGACTTCAATTGAGGCAGGCTTGACCACTAGGACTGGGAGCGTaccttgtttggtaccggctctgcgcaacgagcgtttgcccaaagatttcaagggacctcgaaaggtgcctaattacacgaccGACTTACAACCTGGGGCATGGATCGAAAGTTACgtgatggccatggagctgctcgaagtcagtgacgctgcaatggccaagtacttcaccatgatgctggatggaacgacACGTaattggttgaaaggactgccacctaattccatcggttcatgggcaAAATTAAAGGAGCAGTTTGTTTAgaactttaaagacacatgcaagcagccatgtcgattgtggactggACTAATTGCAGgcaagaggagggtgagtccacgatccattgggtgcgccgggtcaaagccataatacattcttctgataagatggacgccggctctgcagtcttaatgttggagaaaaattgtcgttttgagctctgaaacagaagttggggcggctcaagcgtgattgtaatgacatgggccagctgatggtgtccctagtcaagtatgccgactctgatagtaccaatgATCCCGAGTCTAACGAGGAGAAGACATGGAAGGGAAAGAAAAACGGCAACGCGAAGGGCCCGCAGCATAACCCGACAAGTCAAGGGGGCAAcaacaaacgtaaggctgatggtagctcagagtttgtggctaacactaatgcgcagggcaacaatcaatgacgaaaggggaggccacctcctcggtctggcgggtcaggtcccactcttgagcagttgctaaatgatccctgtccaaggcatgacactcgggagaagccagccactcacctgtggaaggattgtacgattatgagggctttcaagaattctaacatgtttgacgacaatcatgggccgggcggcggctcaggcggcgatGGTTTTCATGGTCCGAGTCATGGGGGTGGCGGCTCTAATTCCGGTTTTCAGGGCCACCAGAATAACCAGGGCGGTTTTAATCAAGGTAGCCAAGGTGGTTACAATCAACAATCTGGCCAAGGGGGTCAACAACAACAGCAATCTGGATATCAAAGTCATCCAAAAcagttgaacagtgggcagtatcacgtcttcaccacaagtttatgcaagacgggaccagaagcttcacaagaggacagtgaacgccgttgagccggcagttccccagTACTTGCGATGGTCTAagcaacccattatgtggagtcgggcggatcacccgccccgggatgataacccgggtcacttggctttggtggtggcacctcaagttggggggatacatgtttactaaggtactcatggatggaggcagcaacatcaatatcctttatcaggaaaccttccatcgcatggggttaagtgataagaatcttaagcagtccaacactgtttttcatggtgtggttcctggtaagttggcatacccagttggcaagattgaactggaggtagcctttggagatgagcacgattCCAGAGCAGAGAAGTTaacgtttgaagtggtcaaaatcaagagcccgtatgatgctctgtttggacggccagcttatgccaagttcatggcacggccatgttatgtttatctgcagctcaaaatgccgggttacaaggggaccattgatacgtctccaatgtatctaatttatgaagcattcatgctattatattatctgttttggatgattacgggctttattatacacttttatattatttttgggactaacctattaaccggaggcccagtccatattgttgttttcttgcctattttagtgtttcgaagaaaaggaatatcaaacagagtccaaacggaatgaaaccttcgtgagcgttatttttggaacggatgtgatccaggagacttggagttgaagtcaatgaagcttcgaggtggccacgagggtgggggcgcccccctaatgggtgcaccccctgtctcgtgggcccctcgagcgttccccgaccgacttctttcacctatataagtccatataccgtAAAAACACCAAAGACAAcaatagatcagaagtttcgccgctgcaagcctctgtagccaccaaaaaccaatcgggaccatgttccggcactctgccggaggggggatccctcaccggtggccatcttcatcatcacgacgctctccatgacgaggaaggagtagttcaccctcggggatgagggtatgtaccagtagctatgtgtttgatctctctctctctctctctctctctctctctcttgtgttcttgatttggcacgatcttgatgtaccgcaggctttgctattatagttggatcttatgatgtttctccccctctactctcttgtaatggattgagttttccctttgaagttatcttatcggattgagtctttaaggatttgagaatacttgatgtatgtcttgccgtgcttatctgtggcgacaatgggatattcacgtgattcacttgatgtatgttttggtgatcaatttgcgggttcggtgaccttgtgaacttatgcataggggttgacacacgtttttgtcttgactctctggtagaaactttggggcactctttgaagtactttgtgttggttgaatagatgaatccgagattgtgtgatgcatatcttataatcatgcccacggatacttgaggtgacaatggagtatctaggtgacattagggttttggttgatttgtgtcttaaggtgttataatcgtacgaactctatgatagatcgaacggaaataatagcttcatgttattttactacagactcttgaatagatagatcaaaaaggataactttgaggtggtttcgtaccctaccataatctcttcgtttgttctccgctattagtgactttggagtgaatctttgttgcatgttgagggatcgttatatgatccaattatgttattattgttgagataacttgcactagtgaaagtatgaaccttaggccttttTTCCTaggattgcaataccgtttacgctcacttttatcgcttgctaccttgctgtttttataatttcagattacaaaaacctttatctaccatccatattgcacttgtatcaccatctcttcgctgaactagtgcacctatacaatctaccattgtattgggtgtgttgaggacacaagagactctttgttatttggttgcagggttgtttgagagagaccatcttcatcctacgcctctcacgaattgataaaccttaggtcatccacttgagggaaatttgctactgtcctacaaacctctgcacttggaggcccaacaacgtctacaagaagaaggttgtgtagtagacatcaagctcttttctggcgccgttaccggggagatgagtgcttgaaggtatatctttagatcttgcaatcgaatctttttgtttcttgttttatcactagtttagtctataaaagaaaactacaaaaaaatggaattgagtttgtctcatacgcttcatctttttaatatcttttgggaaaatgatggaaaggaaaattgtgctcaagtgctagaagaagaaatctataaaatgttttgcactaaatctttgaatgatgagcatgatcgcaatgttgttagtatgaactccttgaatatgcatagtactaatgatgattgctctagtcatgatgaaaatatctcttataagcatgttgacttttgtggagtgcatagagtttgcgtGAACACccaaaatagagaagatagatattgcaagaggcataagcatttagaaactaaatttttgcaagaaaggttaaatgtgagtgctgaaaatttatttttcctttgccgtacttgtgaactttgcaatgaaagtggtcatttacatctccgatgtaaattgtttcatgatcgaattgtgtccaaaaattgtgatgatttgatctctcttgcacattataatgaacttagtttgcttatgggttatgaagaaatgaaacgtttaactaagtttctcccagaatttgcccgttataaacttcttgagtTTGATCTAGAGGaagtttatatgtattgtgcggtgaattgcattgaaaatccttatattgccaattacctaaagaaaagaaagcaaatggaagatggagttaatactaatgaaagggaagagacttcccattatcctcctattatttcttatgatgaatcaggtatcgaggaggagccttctattcaaccaatctcattaataaggagctcaaagaagaaggttgaacccacacataatgttaaaaagaaaaagaaaagacggagcaacaaaggtagaaaggtatccctcccaaatgatgttgctcctactactcattgcgatgatgataattgctatactattggtgctatccatactattaatgatgagagtgattatgcttatgatatgaaaaggcccaaacttagggaagctatgtttgatgaggatgaaatatttgagaatatattttctgaaattaatgtttgtcccaagcttggggatgctatgtttaatgaaaatgatatttttagcctcccgagttttgatatgcaaagtcgttatgatgatagcatgcctcttacctatgatgattatattgatgaaagtgggtttggaagagtgtcaactttaggaagtaatgatcccactatttttgaggatgttgaatcttattgtgatgaatatgaaagtggatttggaagagtgtcaactttatttagtgatgattccactatcttggaagaggtttcaatcgattatgatgagaacaaagttgctacttatgatgattattgtgatgaaacttatgctataaaaagtagtgatgattatatttataaaacttgtcatgattatgattaccctttttctgaacattactcttttaatgtggaaacaatttatagtattcaagtctcttatgatactcccaccattctgaatgagaagaattttgcttatgtggagagtagtaaattctctatgcttgtagatcatgaaaagaatggtttacgtgctggttatattgttgaattcattcatgatgctactgaaaattattatgaggtaggaacatatgcttgtaggaattaaaataatatcaagtttcctctctttgtgtttaaagttttaaagttatgcttgttttgccttcctatgctagttgattattattcccataagttgtttgctcacaaaatccctatgcataggaagtgggttagacttaaatgttctagttatattcttcatgatgctccctttatgtttcaattcttatcttttatgtgagcatcattgaaatcatcatgcctagctagaaagacattaaagaatagctctagttgggaggcaacccaattttatttgtgttttttgttttcgttcctttagtaataaattttgcatctaccttatgtttagatgtgttttcatgttttatttagtgtttgtgccaagtagaacctataggataacctatggtgatagttaatttgattctgctgaaaaacagaaactttgcgctcacgaaaaaaaaaatcaataaatcatataaacgtgtttttgcattgattattttttctgtagatAAATAGAAAAATTTCCTAAgacttcctatttttttaggatttttggagtttcataagtatacgtttgatacagattactacagactgttctgtttttgacagattctgttttcattgtgttgtttgcttattttgatgaatctatgagtagtatgggagggtatgaaccatagagaagttggaatacagttggtttaacaccaatataaataaagaatgagttgattacagtaccttaaagtggtggtttgtcttcttatactaacggagcttatgagttttgttttgagttttgtgtggttgaaggtttcaagttttgggtaaagatccgatggactatggaataaggagtgtcaagagactaatcttggggatgaccaaggcaccccaaggtaatattcaaggacaaccaggagcctaagcttggggatgccccggaaggcttcccctccttcgtcttcgttcatcggcaactttacttggagctatattcttatttgccacatgatatgtgttttgcttggagcgtcattttattctgttagtatttgatttctgttatttataataatgttttgcatctatattttcaataaaaatgtcaaggatagccttttccatgcttattttgcaagtatacatgttgctgtttcaaaacagaaagtttaacactgttgcaaaaattccctagaaaagtcagagaatgatataatgttgaatctttttgcataatgagatatgataaatcttctacagcttaatatttttcttataatttttggagttatggaagtatgatgaatcttgcattctttacagactatactgttttggcagattgctgttatgcttacattgtttgcatatgtttgcttgtttaatgattctatttgaggataggagtattaaatatgcagatacatttagtatgcaacgttgaataataatgttagtaatttgttacagtagaaaatgataaggtttttgcattgttttatactaacttatctcacgagttcttgttgatttttgtgtggatgaagtttttgagatttagggaaaccgtgatataaaaggaattaaggagacacaaaagctcaagcttggggatgcccaaggcaccccaagataatatttcaagaagtctcaagcatcaaaacttggggatgccccggtaggcatcccacctttcttcttcaacaattatcggttagtattggttgaacctaagtttttgcttcttcacatgagttgtgatatccttgcaatgccattttattttgctttgcttgctgtttgaataaaataccaagatctaaaattcttaaatgagagagagtcttcgcatagttacataattatttaactactcattgatctttacttatatctttttggagtagtttgtcatttactcgtgtgcttcacttatatcctatgagtaaatggttgaatgagttgaatgtcataaatctgaaattatatatgtctcatttgcttatcccttggggagtaatgacttcacatctaagaagtagaggttgtaaatttattgaaggttagcaagcattatattggtcatttgaacaattcctgaaagaatattgaaggaagagagatttcacatataaatatactatcttagacatcttttataattgtgagcactcattaagtatgacatgctaaagagttgatgttggacaaggaagacaatgcaatgggttatgttttctcacatctcagttaaagtatactgtcatggatcattcaaacatgttg from Triticum aestivum cultivar Chinese Spring chromosome 3B, IWGSC CS RefSeq v2.1, whole genome shotgun sequence includes these protein-coding regions:
- the LOC123068342 gene encoding protein DETOXIFICATION 32, with amino-acid sequence MRRTLATKSWEESKLLWRLAFPAVLTEVFQFSIGFVTASFVGHIGVVELAAVTVVESILEGFAYGVLFGMGCALDTLCGQAVGAGQLDLLGVYVQQSWIVCGAAAVALAPAYAFATPILGSLLRQPAAVAAAAGPYARWAIPRLLAHAANFPLQKFFQTQSRVWALTAITGAALAAHVALTYVAVNRLRYGLRGAAVAGNVSYWLIDAAQFAYLVSGRFPDAWKGFSVVAFRNLAAFVKISLVSAAMICLEFWYYAALLILVGLLKNGQLQLDIMSVCINYEFWTMMVALGLSEAVSVRVSNELGASRPKEAKFAVAMAAMTSALIGVTFMAVFFVWRRGLPRLFSDDEEVVDGAARLGYLLAVTVFFSSIGPVLSGVAVGAGWQLQVAFVNIGCYYLVGIPVGVLLGFKLKLGALGVWTGMLTGTLLQMVILLLIIKRTEWEKQALLAAARIKEVGGKNEYHPLTTTACREDDQMDTANDGVDMQTRERSIELARV